In one Oryza glaberrima chromosome 2, OglaRS2, whole genome shotgun sequence genomic region, the following are encoded:
- the LOC127764167 gene encoding calmodulin-binding protein 25-like translates to MYSCDHECTAPTHTAFGAKYQPCIGVSGRPDHHAVGRLQQPAGKAAAAAVVSAAAQPQRAAKKRHAAAAPPRPSASTSRRSSTTVVATDVSNFRAMVQELTGFPAAAIFRPLPRRIPVHAVNPSPAVRGYGGGALQGHGSDTATAAGSSSSSSPGVPTVQLMQCSPPGVFDGLPDLGSPEFDSWPDLSDE, encoded by the coding sequence ATGTACTCGTGCGACCACGAATGCACGGCGCCAACGCACACCGCGTTCGGCGCCAAGTACCAGCCGTGCATCGGTGTCTCGGGGCGCCCTGACCATCACGCCGTCGGGAGGCTGCAGCAGCCGGCTggcaaggccgccgccgccgccgtcgtttccGCGGCCGCGCAGCCTCAGCGCGCCGCCAAGAAgaggcatgcggcggcggcgccgccgcgcccgtcggcgtcgacgtcgcgCCGCTCGTCGACCACCGTGGTGGCGACCGACGTGTCCAACTTCCGCGCCATGGTGCAGGAGCTCACCGGCTTCCCGGCGGCCGCCATCTTCCGGCCGCTGCCTCGTAGGATCCCCGTCCACGCGGTCAACCCGTCGCCCGCGGTGCGTGGGTACGGTGGTGGCGCGCTGCAGGGGCACGGTTCGGACACGGCGACTGctgccggcagcagcagcagcagcagcccggGCGTCCCGACCGTGCAGCTGATGCAGTGCTCGCCGCCCGGCGTGTTCGATGGGCTGCCGGACCTTGGGTCGCCGGAGTTCGACTCGTGGCCCGATTTGTCCGACGAGTAA
- the LOC127763105 gene encoding uncharacterized protein LOC127763105 isoform X3 translates to MHASVGRRWGFDPCDEVTHVVMNDFALMNDHTVLLQGHDKSRISPAGYLTRSGPTQGGGIRNNIGYCDGRSINESCGKRSTYPPTYKKDVTVPKSTKPSIFDADEYVSVSNVSDVPSSEGNTMQDEHRNKGKDLLYCDWSELLNLDDLEADLRSFESTFEIGSNHFEDPLWSSVCLPDAQLVPSSCLLDNTNLSTVSNESTTKSILSSVSVSDTTSAEPLFLDQSNMANPINIQQPPSKGRSSATLNHEALACSSGEIERFSQHSDVDVFYPFDNVTSSERISGCEGLEAIFCTNQEMLAPTTSSIMCDDEIVSSSTFSAPDLVATYVPRSMKRSHDPLNGTPDMILDEMAGNPLEMYFPPSLTAYEHPEHLNNVTLTQTHQFPEGFAGDDVLKSADLQFLSKGKTSADLCVNPCSPLILEAVPVKDLGFHKLQEGMNQLDVASKARIRDALYRLANCVEHRHRIASTTETVNQLGVMESSASKRWREIQMMNPMDRSVAQLLLQKPLHHKSPPDSALGIGP, encoded by the exons ATGCATGCGTCCGTGGGGAGGAGATGGGGGTTTGATCCTTGCGACGAG GTCACCCACGTTGTTATGAATGACTTTGCTCTGATGAATGACCACACCGTGCTGCTTCAAGGCCATGACAAGTCAAGGATCAGCCCAGCTGGTTATTTGACAAGGTCAGGACCTACACAGGGCGGTGGCATCAGAAACAATATTGGCTATTGTGACGGGAGATCCATCAATGAATCCTGCGGTAAAAGAAGCACTTATCCACCAACTTACAAGAAAGATGTCACTGTTCCAAAAA GTACAAAACCAAGCATTTTTGATGCTGATGAATATGTCAGTGTTAGCAATGTTTCAGACGTTCCTTCGTCAGAAGGCAATACTATGCAGGATGAGCACAGGAACAAAGGGAAAGATTTGTTATACTGTGATTGGTCTGAACTGCTCAACTTGGATGACCTCGAAGCAGATCTGAG AAGTTTCGAGTCCACGTTTGAGATAGGAAGTAATCACTTTGAAGATCCACTGTGGTCTTCAGTTTGCTTACCAGATGCCCAGCTAGTACCAAGCAGCTGTCTCTTGGACAATACCAATTTGTCAACTGTTTCGAATGAGAGCACAACAAAGTCTATATTATCATCAGTTTCAGTTTCCGATACTACTAGTGCTGAACCATTGTTCCTTGACCAG AGTAATATGGCAAATCCTATCAACATACAACAACCACCCAGCAAAGGAAGAAGTTCGGCAACTTTGAATCATGAAGCACTTGCCTGTTCTTCCGGGGAAATCGAGCGATTTTCACAACATTCAGATGTTGATGTTTTCTACCCATTTGACAATGTAACAAGCTCGGAACGCATAAGTGGCTGTGAGGGACTAGAGGCTATCTTTTGCACAAATCAGGAAATGCTAGCCCCAACAACATCAAGCATCATGTGTGATGATGAAATTGTATCTTCATCGACTTTCTCAGCACCGGATCTCGTTGCAACCTACGTTCCGCGTTCGATGAAGAGATCTCATGATCCACTGAATGGAACTCCAGACATGATCCTCGACGAAATGGCTGGAAATCCACTAGAGATGTATTTCCCTCCATCATTGACTGCATATGAACACCCAGAACATCTGAATAACGTTACTTTGACACAAACACACCAGTTTCCTGAAGGATTTGCAGGTGACGATGTTCTGAAAAGTGCAGACTTACAGTTCCTCTCGAAGGGAAAGACTTCAGCAGACTTATGTGTGAACCCTTGCTCACCACTGATTCTAGAAGCTGTGCCAGTTAAGGATCTTGGCTTCCATAAGCTTCAGGAAGGAATGAATCAG TTGGACGTGGCATCCAAAGCTCGCATAAGAGATGCCTTGTATCGATTGGCCAATTGTGTTGAGCATAGGCATCGCATTGCTAGTACAACAGAGACCGTTAACCAACTTGGAGTTATGGAATCATCAGCTTCAAAGAG GTGGAGAGAAATTCAGATGATGAACCCTATGGATCGCTCAGTGGCACAGCTGCTTCTCCAGAAACCGCTCCACCATAAATCTCCACCTGATTCGGCGCTCGGCATTGGTCCCTGA
- the LOC127763105 gene encoding uncharacterized protein LOC127763105 isoform X2, with protein sequence MHASVGRRWGFDPCDEVTHVVMNDFALMNDHTVLLQGHDKSRISPAGYLTRSGPTQGGGIRNNIGYCDGRSINESCGKRSTYPPTYKKDVTVPKSTKPSIFDADEYVSVSNVSDVPSSEGNTMQDEHRNKGKDLLYCDWSELLNLDDLEADLSFESTFEIGSNHFEDPLWSSVCLPDAQLVPSSCLLDNTNLSTVSNESTTKSILSSVSVSDTTSAEPLFLDQGSFSCHSESQDLWPLQYATNLQIICFLKIILVPYRNILTFLFNLSLQSNMANPINIQQPPSKGRSSATLNHEALACSSGEIERFSQHSDVDVFYPFDNVTSSERISGCEGLEAIFCTNQEMLAPTTSSIMCDDEIVSSSTFSAPDLVATYVPRSMKRSHDPLNGTPDMILDEMAGNPLEMYFPPSLTAYEHPEHLNNVTLTQTHQFPEGFAGDDVLKSADLQFLSKGKTSADLCVNPCSPLILEAVPVKDLGFHKLQEGMNQLDVASKARIRDALYRLANCVEHRHRIASTTETVNQLGVMESSASKRWREIQMMNPMDRSVAQLLLQKPLHHKSPPDSALGIGP encoded by the exons ATGCATGCGTCCGTGGGGAGGAGATGGGGGTTTGATCCTTGCGACGAG GTCACCCACGTTGTTATGAATGACTTTGCTCTGATGAATGACCACACCGTGCTGCTTCAAGGCCATGACAAGTCAAGGATCAGCCCAGCTGGTTATTTGACAAGGTCAGGACCTACACAGGGCGGTGGCATCAGAAACAATATTGGCTATTGTGACGGGAGATCCATCAATGAATCCTGCGGTAAAAGAAGCACTTATCCACCAACTTACAAGAAAGATGTCACTGTTCCAAAAA GTACAAAACCAAGCATTTTTGATGCTGATGAATATGTCAGTGTTAGCAATGTTTCAGACGTTCCTTCGTCAGAAGGCAATACTATGCAGGATGAGCACAGGAACAAAGGGAAAGATTTGTTATACTGTGATTGGTCTGAACTGCTCAACTTGGATGACCTCGAAGCAGATCTGAG TTTCGAGTCCACGTTTGAGATAGGAAGTAATCACTTTGAAGATCCACTGTGGTCTTCAGTTTGCTTACCAGATGCCCAGCTAGTACCAAGCAGCTGTCTCTTGGACAATACCAATTTGTCAACTGTTTCGAATGAGAGCACAACAAAGTCTATATTATCATCAGTTTCAGTTTCCGATACTACTAGTGCTGAACCATTGTTCCTTGACCAG GGTAGCTTCTCTTGTCATTCCGAGAGTCAAGATCTCTGGCCTCTTCAATATGCAACAAATCTCCAGATCATATGTTTCCTCAAAATAATCTTGGTTCCATATAGGAACATTTTAACATTTCTCTTCAATTTATCTCTGCAGAGTAATATGGCAAATCCTATCAACATACAACAACCACCCAGCAAAGGAAGAAGTTCGGCAACTTTGAATCATGAAGCACTTGCCTGTTCTTCCGGGGAAATCGAGCGATTTTCACAACATTCAGATGTTGATGTTTTCTACCCATTTGACAATGTAACAAGCTCGGAACGCATAAGTGGCTGTGAGGGACTAGAGGCTATCTTTTGCACAAATCAGGAAATGCTAGCCCCAACAACATCAAGCATCATGTGTGATGATGAAATTGTATCTTCATCGACTTTCTCAGCACCGGATCTCGTTGCAACCTACGTTCCGCGTTCGATGAAGAGATCTCATGATCCACTGAATGGAACTCCAGACATGATCCTCGACGAAATGGCTGGAAATCCACTAGAGATGTATTTCCCTCCATCATTGACTGCATATGAACACCCAGAACATCTGAATAACGTTACTTTGACACAAACACACCAGTTTCCTGAAGGATTTGCAGGTGACGATGTTCTGAAAAGTGCAGACTTACAGTTCCTCTCGAAGGGAAAGACTTCAGCAGACTTATGTGTGAACCCTTGCTCACCACTGATTCTAGAAGCTGTGCCAGTTAAGGATCTTGGCTTCCATAAGCTTCAGGAAGGAATGAATCAG TTGGACGTGGCATCCAAAGCTCGCATAAGAGATGCCTTGTATCGATTGGCCAATTGTGTTGAGCATAGGCATCGCATTGCTAGTACAACAGAGACCGTTAACCAACTTGGAGTTATGGAATCATCAGCTTCAAAGAG GTGGAGAGAAATTCAGATGATGAACCCTATGGATCGCTCAGTGGCACAGCTGCTTCTCCAGAAACCGCTCCACCATAAATCTCCACCTGATTCGGCGCTCGGCATTGGTCCCTGA
- the LOC127763108 gene encoding uncharacterized protein LOC127763108, with translation MGYLPSSLGSKAAHFVSDLTTVILNPISEREPSSPLPEVDKDEEKSEDDKDSEQNSDTPDGPDTSSFRAFLISFLSSSGSSNGSMEIIPDQNGELGYPTLTPMGKSKKGKSGLLSRGKHSIGKIISKAARIGGFKQNVEPKIDREVVDHVESVSPVLELEESKEVASFINLPAMSEPSVLLSEVMRFNIYASFPVLAKGMNWVLLYSTWRHGISLSTLYRRSMLCPGYSLLVVGDKEGAVFGGLVEAPLQPTSAKKYQGSNSCFVFTNLHSNPSIYRPTGANNYFTVCSTDYLALGGGGHFALYLDADLLSGSSSNSETFNNMCLSHSPDFAVKDVELWGFVYPSKYDETLALCRTEKPGICRW, from the exons ATGGGGTACCTGCCGTCGTCGCTGGGCAGCAAGGCGGCGCACTTCGTGTCCGACCTCACCACCGTCATCCTCAACCCAATCTCCGAGCGCGAGCCTTCCTCCCCACTCCCC GAGGTGGACAAAGACGAAGAAAAATCAGAGGATGACAAAGATTCTGAGCAAAATTCTGACACCCCCGATGGCCCTGACACATCTTCCTTTAGAGCATTCTTGATCTCATTCCTGTCATCATCTGGTTCTAGTAATGGTTCCATGGAGATAATTCCTGATCAGAATGGGGAATTGGGATACCCAACTTTAACACCAATGGGGAAGTCAAAAAAGGGAAAGTCTGGGCTCCTAAGTAGAGGAAAACATTCCATTGGAAAAATCATTAGCAAAGCGGCTAGAATTGGTGGTTTCAAACAAAATGTGGAGCCTAAGATTGATAGAGAGGTGGTAGATCATGTTGAATCAGTTTCACCTGTATTGGAGCTTGAAGAATCAAAGGAAGTTGCTTCCTTCATTAATTTGCCAGCTATGTCAGAACCATCTGTTCTTTTGTCAGAAGTGATGAGGTTCAATATTTATGCATCTTTTCCTGTTCTTGCCAAAGGAATGAACTGGGTCTTGCTATACAG CACATGGAGGCATGGAATATCTTTGTCTACTCTATACAGAAGGAGCATGCTTTGCCCTGGTTACTCTCTCTTG GTAGTTGGGGATAAAGAAGGTGCAGTTTTTGGCGGTTTAGTTGAGGCTCCATTGCAGCCAACCAGTGCAAAGAAATATCAG GGGAGCAATAGCTGCTTTGTTTTCACTAATTTACACAGCAATCCTAGTATATATCGACCCACTG GTGCTAATAACTATTTCACAGTGTGCTCCACCGACTATTTGGCATTAGGAGGTGGAGGTCATTTCGCACTTTATCTAGATGCCGACCT GTTGAGTGGTTCAAGTTCCAATTCAGAGACTTTTAACAACATGTGTTTATCTCATTCCCCAGACTTCGCGGTAAAAGATGTCGAG CTGTGGGGTTTCGTCTATCCTTCCAAGTACGATGAGACGCTCGCCCTCTGCCGTACTGAGAAACCAGGAATTTGCCGGTGGTGA
- the LOC127763105 gene encoding uncharacterized protein LOC127763105 isoform X4: protein MHASVGRRWGFDPCDEVTHVVMNDFALMNDHTVLLQGHDKSRISPAGYLTRSGPTQGGGIRNNIGYCDGRSINESCGKRSTYPPTYKKDVTVPKSTKPSIFDADEYVSVSNVSDVPSSEGNTMQDEHRNKGKDLLYCDWSELLNLDDLEADLRLDDAEGFFPRSNMANPINIQQPPSKGRSSATLNHEALACSSGEIERFSQHSDVDVFYPFDNVTSSERISGCEGLEAIFCTNQEMLAPTTSSIMCDDEIVSSSTFSAPDLVATYVPRSMKRSHDPLNGTPDMILDEMAGNPLEMYFPPSLTAYEHPEHLNNVTLTQTHQFPEGFAGDDVLKSADLQFLSKGKTSADLCVNPCSPLILEAVPVKDLGFHKLQEGMNQLDVASKARIRDALYRLANCVEHRHRIASTTETVNQLGVMESSASKRWREIQMMNPMDRSVAQLLLQKPLHHKSPPDSALGIGP, encoded by the exons ATGCATGCGTCCGTGGGGAGGAGATGGGGGTTTGATCCTTGCGACGAG GTCACCCACGTTGTTATGAATGACTTTGCTCTGATGAATGACCACACCGTGCTGCTTCAAGGCCATGACAAGTCAAGGATCAGCCCAGCTGGTTATTTGACAAGGTCAGGACCTACACAGGGCGGTGGCATCAGAAACAATATTGGCTATTGTGACGGGAGATCCATCAATGAATCCTGCGGTAAAAGAAGCACTTATCCACCAACTTACAAGAAAGATGTCACTGTTCCAAAAA GTACAAAACCAAGCATTTTTGATGCTGATGAATATGTCAGTGTTAGCAATGTTTCAGACGTTCCTTCGTCAGAAGGCAATACTATGCAGGATGAGCACAGGAACAAAGGGAAAGATTTGTTATACTGTGATTGGTCTGAACTGCTCAACTTGGATGACCTCGAAGCAGATCTGAG GTTAGATGATGCCGAGGGTTTCTTCCCCAGG AGTAATATGGCAAATCCTATCAACATACAACAACCACCCAGCAAAGGAAGAAGTTCGGCAACTTTGAATCATGAAGCACTTGCCTGTTCTTCCGGGGAAATCGAGCGATTTTCACAACATTCAGATGTTGATGTTTTCTACCCATTTGACAATGTAACAAGCTCGGAACGCATAAGTGGCTGTGAGGGACTAGAGGCTATCTTTTGCACAAATCAGGAAATGCTAGCCCCAACAACATCAAGCATCATGTGTGATGATGAAATTGTATCTTCATCGACTTTCTCAGCACCGGATCTCGTTGCAACCTACGTTCCGCGTTCGATGAAGAGATCTCATGATCCACTGAATGGAACTCCAGACATGATCCTCGACGAAATGGCTGGAAATCCACTAGAGATGTATTTCCCTCCATCATTGACTGCATATGAACACCCAGAACATCTGAATAACGTTACTTTGACACAAACACACCAGTTTCCTGAAGGATTTGCAGGTGACGATGTTCTGAAAAGTGCAGACTTACAGTTCCTCTCGAAGGGAAAGACTTCAGCAGACTTATGTGTGAACCCTTGCTCACCACTGATTCTAGAAGCTGTGCCAGTTAAGGATCTTGGCTTCCATAAGCTTCAGGAAGGAATGAATCAG TTGGACGTGGCATCCAAAGCTCGCATAAGAGATGCCTTGTATCGATTGGCCAATTGTGTTGAGCATAGGCATCGCATTGCTAGTACAACAGAGACCGTTAACCAACTTGGAGTTATGGAATCATCAGCTTCAAAGAG GTGGAGAGAAATTCAGATGATGAACCCTATGGATCGCTCAGTGGCACAGCTGCTTCTCCAGAAACCGCTCCACCATAAATCTCCACCTGATTCGGCGCTCGGCATTGGTCCCTGA
- the LOC127764166 gene encoding annexin Gh1-like produces the protein MATLTVPAAVPPVAEDCEQLRKAFKGWGTNEKLIISILAHRDAAQRRAIRRAYAEAYGEELLRALNDEIHGKFERAVIQWTLDPAERDAVLANEEARKWHPGGRALVEIACTRTPSQLFAAKQAYHERFKRSLEEDVAAHITGDYRKLLVPLVTVYRYDGPEVNTSLAHSEAKILHEKIHDKAYSDDEIIRILTTRSKAQLLATFNSYNDQFGHPITKDLKADPKDELLGTLRAIIRCFTCPDRYFEKVIRLALGGMGTDENSLTRIITTRAEVDLKLIKEAYQKRNSVPLERAVAKDTTRDYEDILLALLGAE, from the exons ATGGCGACGCTCACCGtgcccgccgccgtgccgcccgtCGCCGAGGACTGCGAGCAGCTGCGCAAGGCGTTCAAAG GGTGGGGCACGAACGAGAAGCTCATCATCTCCATCCTCGCCCACCGCGACGCGGCGCAGCGCCGGGCGATCCGCCGCGCCTACGCCGAGGCGTACGGCGAGGAGCTGCTCCGCGCCCTCAACGACGAGATCCACGGCAAATTCGAG AGGGCGGTGATCCAGTGGACGCTGGACCCGGCGGAGCGGGACGCGGTGCTGGCGAACGAGGAGGCGAGGAAGTGGCACCCGGGGGGCCGCGCGCTCGTCGAGATCGCGTGCACGCGCACGCCATCGCAGCTCTTCGCTGCGAAGCAGGCGTACCACGAGCGCTTCAAGAGGTCGCTCGAGGAGGACGTCGCGGCGCACATCACCGGCGACTACCGTAAG CTTTTGGTGCCACTTGTGACTGTATATCGCTATGATGGGCCAGAGGTGAACACATCGTTGGCACATTCTGAAGCCAAAATACTCCATGAGAAGATCCATGACAAGGCTTACAGTGACGATGAAATCATCAGGATTCTCACCACAAGGAGCAAAGCACAGTTACTAGCAACATTCAATAGTTACAATGATCAGTTCGGCCATCCAATCACTAAG GATCTTAAAGCTGATCCTAAGGACGAGTTACTTGGTACACTAAGGGCGATCATAAGATGCTTCACTTGCCCTGACAGATACTTTGAGAAAGTCATTCGATTGGCTCTAGGAGGAATGGGCACAGACGAGAACTCTCTTACAAGGATCATAACAACTCGTGCCGAGGTAGACCTGAAGCTGATAAAGGAGGCCTACCAGAAGAGAAACAGTGTCCCATTGGAGCGAGCTGTTGCTAAAGATACAACCAGAGACTACGAGGATATACTCCTTGCCCTCCTTGGAGCAGAGTGA
- the LOC127761946 gene encoding inactive TPR repeat-containing thioredoxin TTL3, which yields MTESRRPPSGCAMFGIYSGMFRRRRSNSMSSIARINGVPPATAEHEHEAEAKAASAPANQAHRKGGGVHDDSSLAHRPAKLLPGTNNGAQRAHAPASDRAVHATKAANGGARNAASAAPAAEYTGMAAELDKMILDHQRVKGTTQLVRATSGNMMLHRNLGNLNAGVPGASARSSLERNPANKPANERKATNGYAFSGLGNIVKEPRAPPASSELCRALSHRTDPEKLKEMGNEEYREGHYAEAVALYDQAIMVDPTRPAYWSNKAAALAALGRLIEAVGDCREAVRIDPSYGRAHHRLGGLYLRLGEPDKAIHHFKQSANDSTGADVSRAQSVKSRVAKCGDARKLRNWITVLQESQAAVADGADCAPQVMALQAEALVKLSRHDEADAVLGGAPRFGVDESTKFFGTVAHAYVLMIRAQVDMAAGRFEDAVATAQTACQLDPSNREIANVHRRAKVVASARLRGNDLFKASRFAEACAAYGEGLDRETGNAVLLCNRAACHARLARYEKAVEDCNGALAMRPAYSKARLRRADCNVKLERWEASLRDYQVLIQELPENEDVKKALSEVEAKLRSQRNGGIASRSQQ from the exons ATGACGGagtcgcgccgcccgccgtccggcTGCGCGATGTTCGGCATCTACAGCGGCATGTTCCGGCGACGCCGGTCAAACTCCATGTCCTCCATCGCCCGCATCAACGGGGTCccacccgccaccgccgagcACGAGCACGAGGCCGAGGCCAAGGCGGCCTCCGCGCCGGCGAACCAGGCGCACcggaagggcggcggcgtccacgacGACTCGTCCCTCGCGCACCGCCCGGCCAAGCTGCTCCCAGGGACGAACAACGGCGCGCAGCGTGCCCATGCACCGGCAAGCGACAGGGCCGTACACGCGACGaaggcggcgaacggcggggCGAGGAatgcggcgtcggcggcaccGGCCGCGGAGTACACCGGGATGGCAGCGGAGCTCGACAAGATGATCCTCGATCACCAGAGGGTCAAGGGCACCACGCAACTGGTGCGCGCAACCTCCGGCAACATGATGCTCCACCGCAACCTCGGCAACCTCAATGCCGGCGTCCCCGGCGCGTCGGCGCGGAGCTCGCTGGAACGCAACCCCGCCAACAAGCCGGCGAACGAGCGGAAGGCCACCAACGGGTACGCGTTCTCCGGCCTCGGGAACATCGTCAAGGAgccgagggcgccgccggcatCGTCCGAGCTGTGCCGCGCGCTGTCGCACCGGACGGACCCCGAGAAGCTCAAGGAGATGGGCAACGAGGAGTACCGGGAGGGGCATtacgcggaggcggtggcgctctACGACCAGGCCATTATGGTGGATCCAACGCGGCCGGCGTACTGGAGCAACaaggccgccgcgctcgccgcgctcggCCGCCTCATCGAGGCCGTCGGCGACTGCAGGGAGGCTGTCCGGATCGACCCGTCGTACGGCCGCGCGCACCACCGCCTCGGCGGGCTGTATCTCAG ATTAGGAGAACCTGACAAGGCAATCCACCACTTCAAGCAATCGGCGAACGACTCGACGGGCGCGGACGTGTCGCGCGCACAGTCGGTCAAGAGCCGCGTCGCCAAGTGCGGCGACGCGCGCAAGCTGAGGAACTGGATCACGGTGCTGCAGGAATCgcaggccgccgtcgccgacggcgccgactGCGCCCCACAG GTCATGGCGTTGCAAGCCGAGGCCCTGGTGAAGCTGAGCCGGCACGACGAGGCCGACGCTGTGctgggcggcgcgccgcggtTCGGCGTCGACGAATCGACCAAGTTCTTCGGCACCGTCGCCCATGCCTACGTCCTCATGATCCGTGCTCAAGTCGACATGGCTGCTGGGAG GTTTGAGgacgcggtggcgacggcgcagaCGGCGTGCCAGCTCGACCCGAGCAACCGGGAGATCGCGAACGTGCACCGGCGGGCCAAGGTGGTGGCGTCGGCGAGGCTGCGCGGGAACGACCTCTTCAAGGCGTCCAGGTTCGCCGAGGCGTGCGCCGCCTACGGCGAGGGCCTCGACAGGGAGACCGGCAACGCCGTGCTGCTCTGCAACCGCGCCGCGTGCCACGCGAGGCTCGCGCGGTACGAGAAGGCCGTCGAGGACTGCAACGGCGCGCTCGCCATGCGGCCGGCGTACAGCAAGGCGCGCCTCAGGAGGGCCGACTGCAACGTCAAG CTGGAGAGATGGGAAGCGTCGTTGCGAGATTACCAGGTGCTGATCCAAGAACTCCCGGAGAACGAGGACGTGAAGAAGGCGCTGTCCGAGGTCGAAGCCAAGCTCCGGAGCCAGAGGAATGGGGGCATTGCAAGCAGATCACAACAGTGA
- the LOC127763105 gene encoding uncharacterized protein LOC127763105 isoform X1, whose product MHASVGRRWGFDPCDEVTHVVMNDFALMNDHTVLLQGHDKSRISPAGYLTRSGPTQGGGIRNNIGYCDGRSINESCGKRSTYPPTYKKDVTVPKSTKPSIFDADEYVSVSNVSDVPSSEGNTMQDEHRNKGKDLLYCDWSELLNLDDLEADLRSFESTFEIGSNHFEDPLWSSVCLPDAQLVPSSCLLDNTNLSTVSNESTTKSILSSVSVSDTTSAEPLFLDQGSFSCHSESQDLWPLQYATNLQIICFLKIILVPYRNILTFLFNLSLQSNMANPINIQQPPSKGRSSATLNHEALACSSGEIERFSQHSDVDVFYPFDNVTSSERISGCEGLEAIFCTNQEMLAPTTSSIMCDDEIVSSSTFSAPDLVATYVPRSMKRSHDPLNGTPDMILDEMAGNPLEMYFPPSLTAYEHPEHLNNVTLTQTHQFPEGFAGDDVLKSADLQFLSKGKTSADLCVNPCSPLILEAVPVKDLGFHKLQEGMNQLDVASKARIRDALYRLANCVEHRHRIASTTETVNQLGVMESSASKRWREIQMMNPMDRSVAQLLLQKPLHHKSPPDSALGIGP is encoded by the exons ATGCATGCGTCCGTGGGGAGGAGATGGGGGTTTGATCCTTGCGACGAG GTCACCCACGTTGTTATGAATGACTTTGCTCTGATGAATGACCACACCGTGCTGCTTCAAGGCCATGACAAGTCAAGGATCAGCCCAGCTGGTTATTTGACAAGGTCAGGACCTACACAGGGCGGTGGCATCAGAAACAATATTGGCTATTGTGACGGGAGATCCATCAATGAATCCTGCGGTAAAAGAAGCACTTATCCACCAACTTACAAGAAAGATGTCACTGTTCCAAAAA GTACAAAACCAAGCATTTTTGATGCTGATGAATATGTCAGTGTTAGCAATGTTTCAGACGTTCCTTCGTCAGAAGGCAATACTATGCAGGATGAGCACAGGAACAAAGGGAAAGATTTGTTATACTGTGATTGGTCTGAACTGCTCAACTTGGATGACCTCGAAGCAGATCTGAG AAGTTTCGAGTCCACGTTTGAGATAGGAAGTAATCACTTTGAAGATCCACTGTGGTCTTCAGTTTGCTTACCAGATGCCCAGCTAGTACCAAGCAGCTGTCTCTTGGACAATACCAATTTGTCAACTGTTTCGAATGAGAGCACAACAAAGTCTATATTATCATCAGTTTCAGTTTCCGATACTACTAGTGCTGAACCATTGTTCCTTGACCAG GGTAGCTTCTCTTGTCATTCCGAGAGTCAAGATCTCTGGCCTCTTCAATATGCAACAAATCTCCAGATCATATGTTTCCTCAAAATAATCTTGGTTCCATATAGGAACATTTTAACATTTCTCTTCAATTTATCTCTGCAGAGTAATATGGCAAATCCTATCAACATACAACAACCACCCAGCAAAGGAAGAAGTTCGGCAACTTTGAATCATGAAGCACTTGCCTGTTCTTCCGGGGAAATCGAGCGATTTTCACAACATTCAGATGTTGATGTTTTCTACCCATTTGACAATGTAACAAGCTCGGAACGCATAAGTGGCTGTGAGGGACTAGAGGCTATCTTTTGCACAAATCAGGAAATGCTAGCCCCAACAACATCAAGCATCATGTGTGATGATGAAATTGTATCTTCATCGACTTTCTCAGCACCGGATCTCGTTGCAACCTACGTTCCGCGTTCGATGAAGAGATCTCATGATCCACTGAATGGAACTCCAGACATGATCCTCGACGAAATGGCTGGAAATCCACTAGAGATGTATTTCCCTCCATCATTGACTGCATATGAACACCCAGAACATCTGAATAACGTTACTTTGACACAAACACACCAGTTTCCTGAAGGATTTGCAGGTGACGATGTTCTGAAAAGTGCAGACTTACAGTTCCTCTCGAAGGGAAAGACTTCAGCAGACTTATGTGTGAACCCTTGCTCACCACTGATTCTAGAAGCTGTGCCAGTTAAGGATCTTGGCTTCCATAAGCTTCAGGAAGGAATGAATCAG TTGGACGTGGCATCCAAAGCTCGCATAAGAGATGCCTTGTATCGATTGGCCAATTGTGTTGAGCATAGGCATCGCATTGCTAGTACAACAGAGACCGTTAACCAACTTGGAGTTATGGAATCATCAGCTTCAAAGAG GTGGAGAGAAATTCAGATGATGAACCCTATGGATCGCTCAGTGGCACAGCTGCTTCTCCAGAAACCGCTCCACCATAAATCTCCACCTGATTCGGCGCTCGGCATTGGTCCCTGA